One genomic region from Xenopus laevis strain J_2021 chromosome 2L, Xenopus_laevis_v10.1, whole genome shotgun sequence encodes:
- the LOC121399864 gene encoding protein kinase C delta type-like, whose protein sequence is MLASFTPKKQLVAVKIMQKSPDKNNFNIMMKEARVLSVARGSTFLCHSYAAFQSELESFFVLEYASGKSLMQMILRKGNLPMARIMFYTAEMVVALQFLHSKGIIHRDLKPDNVLVDRYGHIKICDFGLAAENIFDQTRTNGVIGTPGYRAPEVLSKAEYNAGVDWWSFGITMYQMATGSLPFSPSGSILRQFFAIKKNTPYYPYYMSKEMLDLLPKLLEMDENQRIGVNGNIREHAFYSTVKWEELENRRVKTPFQPGMPSADDFTEIPLSFSSQIRNEETNLADFSHVDPSWSWQE, encoded by the exons ATGTTGGCTTCGTTTACACCGAAGAAGCAACTGGTAGCAGTAAAGATCATGCAGAAAAGTCCAGACAAGAACAACTTCAACATCATGATGAAGGAGGCCCGAGTGCTGTCGGTCGCTAGAGGAAGCACATTTTTATGCCATTCCTACGCAGCTTTTCAATCAGAG CTGGAATCCTTCTTCGTCCTGGAGTATGCCAGCGGGAAATCTTTAATGCAAATGATTCTTCGCAAAGGAAATCTGCCAATGGCAAGAATCAT gttCTACACAGCGGAGATGGTGGTTGCTCTCCAGTTCCTGCACTCTAAGGGCATCATTCATCG TGACCTGAAACCTGACAACGTGTTGGTGGACAGATACGGCCATATCAAGATCTGCGACTTTGGCCTCGCCGCAGAGAACATCTTCGACCAGACAAGAACCAACGGAGTAATAGGAACCCCTGGATACCGCGCACCAGAG GTTCTATCAAAGGCAGAGTATAACGCAGGCGTGGATTGGTGGTCTTTTGGGATTACCATGTACCAAATGGCCACGGGCAGCTTGCCATTTTCACCATCAGGCAGTATTTTAAGGCAATTCTTTGCAATAAAGAAGAATACGCCTTATTACCCATATTATATGAGCAAGGAAATGCTGGACCTCCTGCCGAAG CTTTTGGAGATGGATGAGAATCAGCGGATCGGTGTCAACGGAAACATCAGGGAGCACGCTTTCTACAGCACAGTGAAGTGGGAAGAGCTGGAGAACCGGAGAGTGAAGACCCCTTTCCAGCCAGGAATG CCATCAGCAGATGACTTCACTGAAATCCCGCTGTCATTCTCCTCTCAAATTCGGAACGAGGAAACCAACTTGGCAGATTTCTCCCACGTGGATCCCAGCTGGAGTTGGCAGGAGTAA